The Pyrococcus kukulkanii genome contains a region encoding:
- the udg gene encoding type-4 uracil-DNA glycosylase — MKKLEEKIKNCRKCPLWQLRTNPVPGSGSYDAKVMFVGEAPGYWEDQQGLPFVGKAGKVLDELLNSIGLNRDEVYITNVVKCRPPNNRDPTEEEIKACSPYLDAQIDIIRPRIIVTLGRFSTSYILKKFGFAVEGISKIHGKVFEARTLFGRVYIIPMYHPAVALYRPQLRKELKEDFKKLKELLKSLKI, encoded by the coding sequence ATGAAGAAACTTGAGGAGAAGATTAAGAACTGCAGAAAGTGCCCACTCTGGCAATTAAGGACTAATCCAGTTCCGGGCTCGGGAAGTTACGATGCTAAAGTAATGTTTGTCGGAGAAGCCCCCGGGTACTGGGAGGACCAGCAGGGTTTGCCTTTTGTAGGAAAGGCTGGGAAGGTTTTGGATGAGTTACTCAATTCTATAGGTCTAAATAGGGATGAAGTTTATATCACGAACGTAGTTAAGTGTAGGCCTCCAAACAATAGAGATCCAACTGAGGAGGAGATAAAGGCATGCTCTCCCTACCTTGATGCCCAGATAGATATAATAAGGCCAAGGATAATAGTGACCCTGGGTCGCTTCTCTACCTCCTATATTCTAAAGAAGTTTGGCTTTGCGGTTGAGGGAATAAGTAAGATTCATGGTAAAGTATTTGAGGCGAGAACGCTTTTTGGGAGGGTTTACATAATCCCAATGTATCATCCTGCAGTTGCCCTATATAGGCCTCAACTGAGGAAGGAGTTGAAGGAGGATTTCAAGAAGTTGAAGGAGCTTTTGAAGTCCTTAAAAATTTAG
- a CDS encoding D-2-hydroxyacid dehydrogenase — protein sequence MKVLVAAPLHEKAIQILKDAGLEVIYEEYPDEEKLLELVKDVDAIIVRSKPKVTRRVIENAPKLKVIARAGVGLDNIDVEAAKEKGIEVVNAPGASSRSVAELAIGLIFAVARKIAYADRRMREGVWAKKECMGIELEGKTIGIVGFGRIGYQVAKIARALGMNILLYDIYPNEERAKEVGGKFVDLETLLKESDIVTLHVPLLDSTYHLINEERLKLMKKNAILINAARGAVVDTKALVKALQEGWIAGAGLDVYEEEPLPKDHPLIKLDNVVLTPHIGASTYEAQERAGVEVAEKVVKILKG from the coding sequence AAGGATGCAGGGTTAGAAGTTATCTACGAAGAGTACCCTGACGAAGAGAAGTTGCTTGAGCTTGTTAAAGATGTTGATGCTATAATAGTTAGAAGTAAGCCAAAAGTAACTAGGAGAGTCATAGAGAATGCCCCAAAGCTTAAAGTCATTGCAAGGGCTGGCGTGGGCTTGGACAATATTGATGTCGAGGCAGCAAAGGAGAAGGGAATTGAGGTTGTAAACGCTCCTGGGGCTAGCTCAAGGAGCGTTGCTGAGCTAGCAATTGGATTAATATTCGCCGTGGCAAGAAAGATAGCCTACGCTGACAGAAGGATGAGGGAGGGGGTTTGGGCAAAAAAGGAGTGTATGGGCATAGAGCTCGAAGGTAAGACTATAGGAATTGTAGGGTTCGGAAGGATTGGGTACCAAGTAGCGAAGATAGCTAGGGCACTGGGAATGAACATCCTGCTATACGATATATACCCAAACGAGGAGAGAGCGAAGGAAGTTGGAGGGAAATTCGTTGATCTTGAGACTCTGCTTAAGGAAAGTGACATTGTAACACTCCATGTTCCATTACTAGACTCAACGTACCACCTAATAAACGAGGAGAGGCTCAAGCTAATGAAGAAAAATGCAATACTCATAAACGCCGCGAGGGGAGCTGTTGTTGATACAAAGGCACTAGTCAAGGCCCTTCAAGAAGGATGGATAGCAGGAGCAGGATTGGACGTTTATGAGGAGGAGCCCTTGCCTAAAGACCATCCCCTAATAAAACTCGACAACGTAGTTCTAACACCACACATAGGAGCTTCAACTTATGAAGCGCAAGAAAGAGCAGGAGTAGAGGTGGCTGAAAAAGTCGTAAAAATACTAAAAGGCTGA
- a CDS encoding 4-phosphopantoate--beta-alanine ligase, which yields MIKIPKSHPRYWSLYYREKIIEGMEKGITAKAGLIAHGRGEAFDYLIGEKTIPPAEEAMKAAVAKLLLAEYPVISVNGNVAALVPKETVELAKALGAKLEVNLFYRTEERAKRIAEVLYEHGADEVLGVNPTKRIPGLESERAKVDENGIWRADVVLVPLEDGDRTEALVSMGKFVITVDLNPLSRSARMADITIVDNIIRAYPRMIKLAKEMKSWDRERLQDILKSYDNSKVLSDVLLHIKDRLTRLASEGVWRKERLD from the coding sequence GTGATCAAAATACCAAAGAGTCATCCCAGATATTGGAGCCTTTACTATAGAGAGAAGATAATAGAGGGCATGGAAAAGGGGATAACAGCAAAGGCTGGCCTTATAGCACATGGAAGAGGGGAAGCTTTTGACTATCTGATTGGGGAGAAGACAATTCCTCCGGCTGAGGAAGCCATGAAGGCTGCGGTTGCAAAGCTACTTCTAGCTGAGTATCCAGTGATTTCCGTAAACGGTAATGTCGCAGCCCTAGTACCAAAAGAAACCGTTGAACTGGCAAAAGCCCTGGGAGCAAAGCTCGAAGTAAATCTATTCTATAGAACCGAGGAAAGGGCGAAGAGAATAGCGGAGGTTCTCTATGAGCACGGAGCAGATGAAGTTCTAGGTGTCAATCCAACAAAACGGATCCCAGGATTGGAGAGCGAAAGGGCAAAAGTGGATGAGAATGGAATATGGAGGGCTGACGTTGTTTTGGTTCCTCTCGAGGATGGGGATAGAACAGAGGCCTTGGTTAGTATGGGAAAGTTCGTGATCACGGTGGATCTAAATCCACTCTCAAGATCCGCTAGAATGGCGGATATAACGATAGTTGACAACATAATAAGGGCCTACCCCAGGATGATAAAGCTTGCAAAGGAAATGAAATCCTGGGACAGAGAGAGGCTCCAAGATATCCTCAAGAGTTATGACAACTCTAAGGTTCTGAGCGATGTTCTACTTCACATAAAAGATAGGCTAACTAGACTCGCAAGTGAGGGAGTATGGAGGAAAGAAAGGTTAGACTAA
- a CDS encoding UPF0179 family protein: MVITLVGEKLAKPGLEFVYYGPGEPCKSCKLARVCIGNLEPGRRYKIVRVRNIEHPCPLHEGKVRVVEVVEPAIDVLIEPKYAIAGSKIKLSFVDCNEPDKIEFIRPEGLFEGDTVKILEILGDMECNGRNYKLVRVMREKE; encoded by the coding sequence ATGGTCATCACGTTGGTTGGTGAAAAGTTAGCTAAACCTGGGCTCGAATTCGTATATTATGGACCGGGAGAACCCTGCAAATCCTGTAAACTTGCAAGGGTGTGCATAGGAAACCTTGAACCTGGAAGAAGGTACAAAATAGTGAGAGTAAGAAACATTGAGCATCCATGTCCACTTCACGAAGGAAAAGTCAGAGTAGTTGAAGTCGTCGAGCCAGCAATAGATGTTCTAATTGAACCAAAATATGCAATAGCTGGAAGTAAAATAAAACTTAGCTTCGTTGATTGCAATGAACCAGACAAAATTGAGTTCATTAGGCCTGAAGGCCTATTCGAGGGAGACACAGTTAAAATCTTAGAAATCCTTGGAGACATGGAGTGTAACGGAAGGAACTATAAATTGGTAAGAGTGATGAGAGAAAAAGAATAA
- a CDS encoding sugar phosphate isomerase/epimerase family protein, translated as MKVGVSIYPHFIREGRTLPSILAEIKIKNYDFVQIFPHALGLIKNGVVVENHLQEIEAALRGVGIEYIVRMPVSLNLRDSVYYSRHFKVAKAALDVAIKLGAKIIVMQSGKTGRLDLEIDAIRTLADTASKFGIRIALENTFSVKDTLYVIDNVDRDNVGFALDVAHAFLSAQGDENKLLEDVKLGIEKTILLLVHDNFGKMFPQVEPEDALAYGVGDLHLLPGEGKIPFGKVLKMFDDSIPILVKVKDPKVFNNLPPKDDLIQRLRR; from the coding sequence ATGAAGGTTGGAGTAAGCATATACCCCCATTTCATCAGGGAAGGGAGAACGCTTCCTTCAATTCTAGCTGAAATTAAGATTAAAAATTATGATTTTGTCCAGATATTCCCTCACGCCCTTGGTCTGATAAAGAATGGTGTTGTCGTTGAGAATCATCTTCAAGAGATTGAAGCTGCCCTTCGGGGAGTAGGTATTGAGTACATTGTGAGAATGCCCGTGTCCTTAAACCTGAGGGACAGCGTATATTACTCGAGGCATTTTAAAGTCGCAAAGGCAGCACTAGATGTTGCAATTAAATTAGGAGCTAAGATCATTGTAATGCAGAGTGGCAAAACAGGAAGACTCGACTTAGAAATTGATGCTATAAGGACTCTTGCTGATACAGCTTCAAAGTTCGGGATACGGATAGCACTAGAGAATACGTTTAGTGTCAAGGATACACTCTACGTTATCGACAATGTTGATAGAGATAACGTTGGCTTTGCCTTAGATGTTGCCCATGCGTTCCTCAGTGCTCAGGGAGATGAAAATAAACTACTTGAGGATGTAAAGTTAGGGATTGAGAAGACTATTCTCCTACTTGTCCATGATAACTTTGGAAAAATGTTCCCTCAAGTTGAGCCAGAGGACGCTTTAGCATACGGTGTGGGTGACCTTCACCTATTACCTGGGGAGGGTAAGATTCCCTTTGGAAAAGTACTCAAAATGTTCGATGATAGTATCCCTATCCTAGTGAAAGTTAAAGATCCGAAAGTCTTCAACAATTTACCACCTAAGGACGATCTTATCCAGAGACTTAGGAGGTGA
- a CDS encoding SPL family radical SAM protein yields MYIRPFDPWKSKLCTCPFKYTLNPYTGCDHACVYCYITSYIPKAFRVRVKDNLLPSLERELRKFDKRFIIAMSYSSDPYPTIEKELEITRRVLELFKRYDIRCLLLTKSDIFERDIDLLSELRCAVGITVTTIDERKAKLLEPNAPPPKGRIRALKRAKKAGIPVYARIDPIIPFYTWEDFEETLDALDFVSHITVSTLKLRPDIRARMRAKFPELMKILEPLYTEKYEGYYYLRRDIRLQILEKARRLIEDRGITFGSCREGYYSHPTCDGSHLVP; encoded by the coding sequence ATGTACATAAGACCCTTTGATCCTTGGAAATCAAAGCTTTGTACATGTCCATTTAAGTACACGTTGAACCCTTACACGGGCTGTGACCATGCATGCGTGTACTGCTATATAACGAGTTATATCCCTAAAGCCTTCAGGGTTAGGGTTAAAGATAATCTCCTTCCCTCCCTAGAGAGGGAGTTGAGGAAGTTTGACAAGAGATTTATCATTGCTATGTCCTATTCTTCGGATCCATACCCCACGATAGAAAAAGAACTTGAGATAACTAGGAGAGTTCTTGAGCTGTTTAAAAGGTATGATATCAGATGCTTACTCCTTACCAAATCTGATATATTTGAGAGAGACATTGACCTGCTGAGCGAGCTTAGGTGTGCTGTTGGCATAACCGTCACAACCATTGACGAAAGGAAAGCTAAATTGCTTGAACCAAATGCTCCCCCTCCTAAGGGTAGGATAAGGGCCCTTAAGAGGGCAAAAAAAGCAGGTATCCCAGTTTATGCTAGAATTGATCCCATAATACCATTTTACACTTGGGAAGATTTTGAAGAAACACTAGATGCTTTAGATTTTGTGAGTCATATAACAGTCTCAACTTTAAAGTTAAGGCCAGATATAAGAGCTAGAATGCGAGCTAAATTTCCTGAGTTAATGAAGATACTTGAACCGTTATACACGGAGAAATATGAGGGATACTATTACCTGAGAAGGGATATTAGACTTCAGATACTAGAGAAGGCACGAAGGTTAATTGAAGATAGAGGTATTACGTTTGGATCCTGCAGGGAAGGCTACTACTCGCACCCTACCTGTGATGGTTCTCATTTAGTCCCCTGA
- the rqcH gene encoding ribosome rescue protein RqcH: MKESMTSVDVKYVVDELQSIIGSRVEKIYHEGNEVRIKLHKAGEGRIDLLIEAGRRIHVTTYIKENLQPTSFAMLLRKHLSGKFLTGIEQREFDRIVILHFGEYRIIAELFGKGNIVFVNGNWEIIGALRYEEFKDRSIKPKIKYVFPPTKENPLRISFERFVELMKEEDTEIVRALARKLSIGGLYSEEILLRAGIDKMKKVSELTEEDLKKIYETMLSVLNAEKKPNIVYKDGEMVDVLPIDLLWYSNYHKKVYGTFSKALDEYFGKLSIEKAKKEKTKALQEKKKALEISLKRIEEQMKGFEKEAKDNQEKGDLLYANYTLVREVLETIKNGIRKLGVEEVKKRIENAKKEGYPWAKLIVDVTGDTLVLNLEGKKVRLDINKSLEENAELFYEKAKKARQKLEGAKKAYEETKKKIESIEKEIAKEEKDISIKKLEKRKKKWFEKFRWFISSEGFLVIGGKDATTNEIVVKKYMNENDLYCHADIWGAPHVIVKNGQKAGDKTIFEACQFAVSMSRAWNEGLASGDAYWVYPNQVSKQAPAGEYLPKGAFMIYGKRNWLHGIPLKLAIGIVNYEGEELVMCGPVDAVKAHTKRYIVIRPGDMKKSELVKKIKRIFEKWGYKVPEEDIMAVLPPGEGEIVEVVE, from the coding sequence TTGAAGGAGAGCATGACAAGCGTTGACGTGAAATACGTGGTTGATGAACTCCAGAGCATAATAGGGAGTAGAGTTGAAAAGATTTATCATGAAGGTAATGAAGTTAGAATAAAATTGCATAAGGCAGGAGAGGGAAGGATAGATCTACTCATTGAGGCTGGAAGAAGAATCCACGTAACTACTTACATCAAGGAAAATCTTCAACCAACATCATTTGCAATGCTTCTCCGGAAGCATCTCTCAGGAAAGTTTCTTACAGGCATAGAGCAGAGAGAGTTCGATAGGATTGTTATATTACACTTTGGAGAGTACAGGATCATAGCAGAGCTATTTGGGAAGGGGAATATTGTCTTTGTGAATGGCAATTGGGAAATTATAGGAGCTCTAAGGTATGAAGAATTTAAGGATAGATCTATTAAACCTAAAATTAAGTACGTATTCCCACCAACCAAAGAAAATCCTCTAAGGATTTCCTTTGAGAGATTCGTTGAGTTAATGAAAGAAGAAGATACAGAAATCGTTAGGGCCCTAGCTAGGAAGCTCAGCATTGGTGGACTTTATTCCGAAGAGATTCTCTTGAGAGCTGGAATAGACAAAATGAAAAAAGTAAGTGAGCTTACAGAAGAGGATCTCAAGAAGATATATGAAACAATGCTTAGCGTTCTAAATGCGGAGAAAAAGCCCAATATAGTATATAAAGATGGGGAAATGGTCGATGTCCTACCGATAGATCTATTGTGGTATTCAAATTACCATAAGAAAGTTTATGGAACTTTCAGTAAAGCTCTTGACGAATACTTTGGGAAGCTGAGTATAGAAAAAGCCAAGAAAGAGAAAACCAAAGCTCTACAAGAAAAAAAGAAGGCATTAGAAATATCACTGAAAAGAATAGAAGAGCAAATGAAAGGTTTCGAAAAAGAAGCCAAGGATAACCAAGAAAAGGGAGATCTACTCTATGCAAACTATACTCTTGTAAGGGAAGTCTTGGAGACAATTAAAAACGGTATTAGAAAACTTGGAGTAGAAGAAGTCAAAAAAAGAATTGAAAATGCCAAGAAAGAGGGATATCCATGGGCAAAGCTCATAGTTGATGTAACAGGAGATACCCTTGTCTTAAACTTAGAAGGAAAGAAAGTGAGACTTGACATCAACAAGTCGCTCGAAGAAAACGCTGAATTATTCTATGAAAAGGCAAAGAAAGCTAGACAAAAACTTGAAGGAGCAAAAAAAGCCTACGAAGAAACTAAAAAGAAGATAGAGAGTATAGAAAAAGAAATTGCCAAAGAAGAAAAGGATATTTCAATCAAAAAACTCGAGAAAAGGAAGAAGAAATGGTTTGAGAAGTTTAGATGGTTCATAAGTAGCGAAGGCTTCCTTGTGATTGGAGGAAAGGACGCGACTACAAATGAAATCGTTGTTAAGAAGTATATGAATGAGAATGATCTTTATTGCCATGCAGATATTTGGGGAGCTCCACACGTCATCGTCAAAAATGGGCAAAAAGCTGGGGATAAAACAATATTTGAGGCTTGTCAATTTGCTGTCTCAATGAGCAGAGCATGGAACGAGGGATTGGCAAGTGGGGATGCATACTGGGTCTACCCAAACCAGGTCAGTAAACAAGCACCTGCTGGAGAGTACCTCCCCAAGGGTGCTTTTATGATCTATGGAAAGAGAAATTGGTTGCATGGGATACCACTCAAGCTGGCCATTGGGATAGTCAACTATGAAGGGGAAGAACTCGTGATGTGTGGGCCTGTAGATGCCGTGAAAGCACACACAAAGAGATACATTGTGATTAGACCCGGAGACATGAAGAAGAGTGAACTCGTCAAGAAGATTAAGAGAATATTCGAGAAATGGGGATATAAAGTTCCCGAAGAAGATATAATGGCAGTTCTACCTCCCGGTGAAGGGGAGATTGTGGAGGTGGTGGAATGA
- a CDS encoding NAD(P)-dependent glycerol-1-phosphate dehydrogenase: protein MHLMEFPREVVLGHNLVHEVVNVAKRLNLESPVLVVYGPKTKEIAGKDVERELKSSFDVHSITVKEANMKNVEKVLGKIKDLGIKWAIAVGGGSIIDITKLASYKSGIPFISFPTTASHDGIASANASIKGLEAKTSIKARPPLAVIADIGIIKTAPRRYLAAGVGDVISNITAVRDWKLAHKIRGEYFSEYAAALSVMSAKMVMRDAEIIRLGEDEGIRKVVKALISSGVAMSIAGSSRPASGAEHLFSHALDMLLDKPALHGEQTGIGTIIMAYLHGINWKKIKETLKTVGAPTTAYELGIDPEIIIEALTIAHKIRPERYTILGKDGLTREAAEKAAKITGVI from the coding sequence ATGCACCTAATGGAGTTCCCCAGGGAGGTCGTTCTTGGACATAATTTAGTTCACGAGGTTGTTAATGTAGCCAAGAGACTTAATCTTGAATCGCCTGTTCTTGTTGTTTATGGGCCAAAAACCAAAGAGATAGCCGGAAAAGACGTTGAAAGAGAGTTAAAATCCTCCTTTGACGTTCATTCAATTACCGTCAAAGAAGCAAACATGAAAAATGTTGAGAAAGTGCTTGGTAAAATCAAAGACTTAGGGATTAAATGGGCAATAGCAGTAGGTGGTGGAAGCATAATTGACATAACAAAACTAGCAAGTTATAAATCAGGTATTCCCTTTATCAGCTTCCCAACAACAGCTTCTCATGATGGAATAGCCAGTGCAAATGCCTCAATAAAGGGTTTAGAAGCAAAAACCTCCATAAAAGCTAGACCACCACTAGCGGTAATTGCGGATATAGGGATAATAAAAACAGCGCCCAGACGATACTTGGCTGCAGGGGTTGGAGACGTTATTAGCAATATAACGGCAGTTCGAGATTGGAAGCTAGCCCACAAGATTAGGGGGGAGTATTTCAGCGAATACGCAGCTGCTCTCAGCGTAATGAGTGCAAAGATGGTTATGAGGGACGCTGAAATAATAAGGCTCGGAGAAGACGAAGGAATTCGAAAAGTCGTCAAGGCCCTAATATCAAGTGGAGTGGCCATGAGCATAGCGGGTTCATCAAGACCAGCAAGTGGGGCAGAACATCTTTTCAGCCACGCACTTGACATGCTTCTTGACAAACCCGCCCTCCACGGTGAGCAAACTGGAATTGGAACTATAATAATGGCTTATCTCCATGGAATAAACTGGAAAAAGATAAAAGAGACATTAAAAACCGTTGGAGCACCAACTACCGCATACGAACTTGGAATCGACCCTGAAATAATAATCGAGGCCTTGACAATAGCTCATAAAATAAGACCAGAGAGATACACGATCCTTGGAAAAGACGGGCTAACTAGAGAAGCCGCCGAAAAAGCCGCTAAAATCACTGGTGTAATTTAA
- a CDS encoding OsmC family protein, translating into MSDVVKGRVRWIEGEQFIGKIEGDQCSVILGEGGISPMKLLLLSVAGCTAFDVVMILKKMREPIKSLEIEIEGIRRDEYPRIYKEVMIHYKIYGNVDEKKAKRAIELSQEKYCSASAHIKLSGTRVNYTLEIIPD; encoded by the coding sequence ATGTCAGATGTCGTAAAAGGTAGGGTAAGGTGGATCGAAGGAGAACAGTTCATCGGGAAAATAGAGGGGGATCAATGTTCGGTAATCCTTGGAGAAGGAGGAATAAGTCCAATGAAGCTGCTTCTCTTAAGTGTAGCTGGATGCACTGCCTTTGATGTTGTTATGATACTAAAGAAAATGAGAGAACCTATTAAAAGCCTTGAGATCGAGATAGAGGGGATTAGAAGAGATGAATATCCTAGGATATACAAAGAGGTGATGATTCACTACAAAATATATGGGAACGTAGATGAGAAAAAAGCTAAGAGGGCAATAGAACTTAGCCAGGAAAAGTATTGCTCTGCCTCAGCTCACATAAAGCTAAGTGGGACTAGGGTGAACTATACCCTTGAAATAATTCCTGATTAG
- a CDS encoding helix-turn-helix domain-containing protein, whose amino-acid sequence MFEKEKEALARRIAGEIVLSPDPGKTMRKWREIFGISQTELAEYLGVSSSVISDYEGGRRKSPGASTIRKFVEALIEIDEKRGGNVIKAFSRTLGGEIPTSAILDIREFNIPVTVKDIVDAVKGEIVANPDLVDKKIYGYTVVDSIQAILEMSAEEFLKLYGWTTERALVFTKVTTGRSPMIAVRVQGLKPAMVVLHGVKRLDELAVKIAEKERVPLVVSHADNEAELIAGLRKLVGSF is encoded by the coding sequence ATGTTTGAAAAAGAGAAAGAGGCTCTTGCTAGAAGGATAGCAGGTGAGATCGTTCTATCCCCGGATCCTGGTAAAACCATGAGAAAGTGGAGAGAAATATTTGGGATAAGCCAGACCGAACTTGCCGAATATCTTGGGGTTTCTTCTTCCGTGATCAGTGATTACGAAGGAGGTAGGAGAAAGAGCCCAGGAGCATCTACGATAAGGAAGTTCGTTGAGGCTTTAATAGAGATAGATGAGAAGAGAGGTGGAAATGTAATAAAGGCCTTCAGCAGAACTCTTGGAGGAGAAATTCCAACGAGTGCAATTCTCGACATAAGGGAGTTCAACATTCCCGTCACCGTGAAGGACATAGTTGATGCCGTTAAGGGTGAGATCGTCGCAAACCCTGACTTGGTGGACAAGAAGATCTACGGCTACACTGTCGTTGACAGCATACAAGCTATACTTGAAATGTCTGCTGAGGAATTTCTAAAGCTGTACGGCTGGACCACGGAGAGGGCCCTGGTTTTTACTAAGGTTACCACTGGAAGAAGCCCCATGATAGCGGTGAGGGTTCAGGGGCTTAAGCCAGCGATGGTTGTTCTCCATGGGGTGAAGAGGTTAGACGAGCTTGCGGTAAAAATTGCGGAAAAGGAAAGGGTTCCTTTAGTTGTCTCCCATGCGGATAATGAAGCTGAGCTTATAGCTGGCCTTAGGAAACTTGTTGGAAGCTTTTAG
- a CDS encoding 1,4-alpha-glucan branching protein yields the protein MEGYLTFVLHTHIPYVRKHGKWPFGEEWLFEAISESYLPLLMELERLRNKGVKFELVISFTPVLMEQLADEYLKREFERYMERKLRAMAKDLEKFEDVKLKEATSYMIGYFERVYSYWKSINGDILGKFKELQDAGYVEVITSAATHGYLPLLDRDEAIEAQIVNGIKTYEKYFGRKPRGIWLPECAYRPDGLWRSPSDGEVRWRKGIEHFLRKHGIEYFFVESHLVDEGPATSKYGKVLPAKTKKSTLRPYFLKNGIAVFARNRETGIQVWSADIGYPGDFWYREFHKKAEESGGQYWRVTGTKDLGAKEPYEPEKALGRVEEHARHFVSLVKSLLEDFERKEGEKGIVIAPYDTELFGHWWFEGVKWLGRVLELAQEEGIKTTTISNFLDSFSGERYEIDLPEGSWGMFGTHYTWWNPEVGWTWPIIHLAERRMVSLVSRYLGRDDLTDRVLDQLGRELLLMEASDWQFLITTGQAKEYGKRRLLEHAHVFHRLANALEEYVKTGTFEEMELLEESEDIDNVFKPIVLGPYISEVPPDVPKYVEPPEIPTEAQENEEGEGKFLSGQSEDTVNFEKFLLSIKGVGPKTVERLKKAGITSLKELSKWRVEELAKKTGIPRSRLKKIFRRMKSAF from the coding sequence ATGGAAGGATATTTAACATTTGTTCTGCACACTCATATCCCTTACGTTAGGAAGCATGGCAAATGGCCTTTCGGGGAGGAATGGCTTTTTGAGGCTATATCGGAGAGCTATCTTCCCCTTCTAATGGAACTCGAAAGGCTGAGAAATAAGGGTGTAAAGTTTGAACTTGTGATAAGCTTTACCCCGGTTCTTATGGAACAGTTAGCTGATGAATACCTTAAAAGAGAATTCGAGAGGTACATGGAAAGGAAGCTTAGAGCAATGGCTAAAGATCTTGAGAAGTTCGAGGATGTCAAACTAAAGGAAGCGACATCATATATGATAGGGTACTTTGAGAGGGTTTACTCTTATTGGAAGTCAATAAACGGTGATATCTTGGGCAAATTTAAGGAGCTACAAGATGCTGGCTACGTTGAAGTTATAACCTCAGCGGCAACCCACGGTTATCTTCCCCTCCTTGACAGAGACGAAGCAATAGAAGCACAGATCGTTAATGGTATCAAAACATATGAGAAATACTTCGGTAGAAAGCCAAGGGGAATTTGGTTGCCTGAGTGTGCTTATAGACCCGATGGCCTTTGGAGAAGTCCTAGCGATGGAGAAGTTAGATGGAGGAAGGGGATAGAGCATTTCCTAAGAAAACATGGGATTGAATATTTCTTTGTTGAAAGTCATCTTGTTGATGAAGGACCTGCAACATCAAAATATGGAAAAGTACTCCCAGCAAAGACAAAAAAATCGACCTTAAGGCCATATTTTCTCAAGAATGGAATTGCTGTGTTTGCCAGGAACAGAGAAACTGGTATCCAAGTTTGGAGTGCTGATATTGGATATCCTGGGGACTTCTGGTATAGGGAGTTCCACAAGAAAGCTGAGGAGAGTGGTGGACAATACTGGAGGGTTACAGGAACAAAGGATCTTGGAGCGAAGGAACCTTATGAACCTGAAAAAGCCTTGGGAAGAGTTGAGGAACATGCAAGGCATTTCGTTTCCCTTGTAAAATCTCTATTGGAGGACTTTGAGAGGAAAGAAGGGGAGAAAGGAATAGTTATTGCACCTTACGATACAGAACTGTTTGGTCACTGGTGGTTTGAAGGAGTTAAATGGCTAGGTAGAGTTTTAGAGTTGGCCCAGGAAGAGGGAATAAAAACAACGACGATAAGCAACTTCTTAGACTCATTTTCTGGAGAGAGGTACGAAATAGATCTTCCCGAAGGATCCTGGGGAATGTTCGGGACTCACTACACATGGTGGAACCCAGAGGTGGGGTGGACGTGGCCTATAATACACCTAGCCGAGAGAAGAATGGTATCGCTGGTAAGTAGATATTTAGGTAGAGATGACCTGACGGATAGAGTTCTTGACCAGTTGGGGAGGGAGCTATTGCTAATGGAGGCAAGTGATTGGCAGTTCCTTATAACTACCGGCCAAGCTAAAGAATATGGGAAGAGGAGACTCCTTGAACATGCTCATGTATTCCACAGGCTTGCAAATGCTTTGGAAGAGTATGTGAAGACAGGGACGTTTGAAGAAATGGAGTTACTTGAGGAAAGTGAGGACATTGACAACGTTTTCAAGCCAATAGTGCTTGGTCCCTATATTAGTGAAGTACCTCCAGATGTTCCTAAGTACGTGGAACCTCCTGAAATACCTACGGAAGCTCAGGAAAACGAGGAGGGGGAGGGGAAATTCTTAAGTGGTCAGAGTGAAGATACCGTGAACTTCGAGAAATTCCTGCTCTCGATAAAAGGTGTTGGACCTAAAACCGTAGAGAGACTTAAGAAAGCTGGAATAACATCCCTAAAAGAGCTCTCCAAGTGGAGGGTAGAGGAACTGGCTAAGAAAACAGGAATACCCAGGAGCAGATTAAAAAAGATATTTAGGAGGATGAAGTCAGCCTTTTAG